The Leucobacter rhizosphaerae genome includes a region encoding these proteins:
- a CDS encoding CoA-acylating methylmalonate-semialdehyde dehydrogenase, whose protein sequence is MSTESTTVIPHWIDGARRVSTHGRTAPVFNPATGEVQAQVALADEAEIAEAIASAHAGYLVWSEYSIAKRQTVIFAFRELLNARKGELAEIITREHGKVLSDAMGEILRGQEVVELATGFPHLIKGAFSENASTGIDVYSIKQPIGVAAIVSPFNFPAMVPMWFFPVAIAAGNAVILKPSEKDPSAALWMAELWKEAGLPDGVFTVLNGDKLAVDGLLTAPEVASISFVGSTPIAQYIYETASKHGKRVQALGGAKNHMLVLPDADLDLVADQAINAGYGAAGERCMAISVVLAVEPVADELIVKIQERIAKLRIGNGASTPEPDMGPLITDVHRDKVTGYIDIAEQDGATIVVDGRGLQVEGHENGFFVGPTLIDNIPTTSRAYTEEIFGPVLEVVRVQSFDEGVALINSGAFGNGTAIFTNDGGAARRFQHEIQVGMIGINVPIPVPVAYHSFGGWKASLFGDAKAYGVQGFEFFTREKAITSRWLDPALHGGINLGFPQND, encoded by the coding sequence ATGAGCACCGAATCCACCACCGTGATCCCCCACTGGATCGACGGCGCCCGTCGCGTTTCGACCCACGGCCGCACCGCCCCCGTCTTCAACCCCGCCACCGGTGAGGTGCAGGCGCAGGTGGCCCTCGCCGACGAGGCCGAGATCGCCGAGGCCATCGCCTCCGCGCACGCCGGCTACCTCGTGTGGAGCGAGTACTCGATCGCGAAGCGCCAGACCGTCATCTTCGCGTTCCGCGAGCTGCTGAACGCCCGCAAGGGAGAGCTCGCCGAGATCATCACCCGCGAGCACGGCAAGGTCCTGTCCGACGCGATGGGCGAGATCCTCCGCGGCCAGGAGGTCGTGGAGCTCGCCACCGGGTTCCCCCACCTCATCAAGGGCGCCTTCTCGGAGAACGCCTCGACCGGCATCGACGTCTACTCGATCAAGCAGCCCATCGGCGTCGCCGCGATCGTGTCGCCCTTCAACTTCCCCGCCATGGTGCCCATGTGGTTCTTCCCCGTCGCGATCGCGGCCGGCAACGCGGTCATCCTGAAGCCGAGCGAGAAGGATCCCTCCGCGGCGCTCTGGATGGCCGAGCTGTGGAAGGAGGCCGGGCTGCCCGACGGCGTCTTCACCGTGCTGAACGGCGACAAGCTCGCCGTCGACGGCCTGCTCACCGCACCCGAGGTCGCCTCGATCTCGTTCGTGGGCTCCACCCCGATCGCGCAGTACATCTACGAGACCGCCTCGAAGCACGGCAAGCGCGTGCAGGCCCTCGGCGGCGCGAAGAACCACATGCTGGTGCTGCCCGACGCCGATCTCGACCTTGTCGCCGACCAGGCGATCAACGCCGGCTACGGTGCCGCGGGCGAGCGCTGCATGGCGATCTCGGTGGTGCTCGCGGTCGAGCCCGTCGCGGACGAGCTCATCGTGAAGATCCAGGAGCGGATCGCGAAGCTCCGGATCGGCAACGGCGCCTCGACCCCCGAGCCCGACATGGGGCCGCTCATCACGGACGTGCACCGCGACAAGGTCACGGGCTACATCGACATCGCGGAGCAGGACGGCGCGACCATCGTGGTCGACGGCCGCGGTCTCCAGGTGGAGGGCCACGAGAACGGCTTCTTCGTCGGCCCCACGCTCATCGACAACATCCCCACCACCTCCCGCGCCTACACCGAGGAGATCTTCGGCCCGGTGCTCGAGGTCGTGCGCGTGCAGTCCTTCGACGAGGGCGTCGCGCTCATCAACTCGGGCGCCTTCGGCAACGGCACCGCGATCTTCACGAACGACGGCGGCGCCGCGCGCCGGTTCCAGCACGAGATCCAGGTCGGCATGATCGGCATCAACGTGCCGATCCCCGTGCCCGTCGCGTACCACTCCTTCGGCGGCTGGAAGGCCTCGCTGTTCGGCGACGCGAAGGCGTACGGCGTGCAGGGCTTCGAGTTCTTCACCCGCGAGAAGGCGATCACGAGCCGCTGGCTCGATCCCGCGCTGCACGGCGGCATCAACCTCGGCTTCCCGCAGAACGACTGA
- a CDS encoding GntR family transcriptional regulator — protein MSATPVWPEELFTDLDRTGPVPLYYQVSSRLEQAIRSGRIPTGARLENEISIGEKLGLSRPTVRRAIQELVDKGLLVRRRGIGTQVVQGQVSRPVELTSLFEDLERTHHEPSTRVLSHEVIPADETIAEKLSVAVGSDVLRIRRLRGTDGSPVAILENYLPLEYTDLTEEDLNAKGLYQLLRARGVTIRIANQSISARRAHADEADLLDTARGGPLLTMERVAFDDSGKAVEFGHHCYRPDLYRFETTLVAK, from the coding sequence GTGAGCGCGACGCCAGTCTGGCCGGAGGAACTCTTCACCGATCTCGATCGCACGGGCCCGGTCCCGCTGTACTACCAGGTCTCGAGCCGCCTGGAGCAGGCGATCCGCTCGGGTCGCATCCCGACCGGCGCCCGTCTCGAGAACGAGATCTCGATCGGCGAGAAGCTCGGCCTCTCGCGCCCCACGGTGCGGCGCGCCATCCAGGAGCTCGTCGACAAGGGCCTGCTCGTCCGCCGCCGCGGCATCGGCACGCAGGTGGTGCAGGGGCAGGTGAGCCGCCCGGTCGAGCTCACGAGCCTCTTCGAGGATCTCGAGCGCACGCACCACGAGCCGAGCACCCGCGTGCTGAGCCACGAGGTGATCCCCGCCGACGAGACGATCGCGGAGAAGCTGAGCGTCGCGGTGGGCAGCGATGTGCTCCGGATCCGCCGTCTGCGCGGCACCGATGGATCGCCGGTCGCGATCCTGGAGAACTACCTGCCGCTCGAGTACACGGACCTCACCGAGGAGGACCTCAACGCGAAGGGTCTCTACCAGCTGCTGCGCGCACGCGGGGTGACGATCCGGATCGCGAACCAGTCGATCAGTGCGCGGCGCGCGCACGCCGATGAGGCGGATCTGCTCGACACGGCTCGGGGCGGCCCCCTGCTCACCATGGAGCGCGTCGCGTTCGACGACTCGGGCAAGGCCGTCGAGTTCGGGCACCACTGCTACCGGCCCGATCTCTACCGTTTCGAGACGACACTCGTCGCGAAGTAG
- a CDS encoding glycosyltransferase: protein MERAALSVGFVMLHTSPLDVPGTKDAGGMNVVVRAQADALALAGHRVVIFTRRADGAAPAVVELASGVTVVHLDAGPARVISKGEHEEVIEDFGRALAAALERDPVDLLHAEHWFSGIAALGTARAAGIPLVQSYHSIAAAPDTPLTEGERPESPGRLAGELLLAHEADLVISVSEAERRTVLERFDADPARVRVVPLGVDTELFHPCEGRECEERRDWLDRGGRPEVLVVGRLHPLKGFDLAIDAVAAIPAEDRPALRIVGAPPPDGDDYVRGLHEAVLQHGMISTTSFDGALRRSELAERIRRAAVVLVPSHSETFGLVALEAAASGVPVIARNTGGLREAVVDGVTGELVTGDEPADWARAITRLLDDTARAERMGAEARRHALSRSWDASAERLLEVYREFLATR, encoded by the coding sequence ATGGAACGAGCAGCGCTGTCGGTCGGGTTCGTCATGCTGCACACGTCGCCGCTCGACGTGCCGGGCACGAAGGACGCGGGCGGCATGAACGTGGTCGTGCGGGCGCAGGCCGATGCCCTCGCTCTCGCGGGTCACCGCGTGGTCATCTTCACGCGTCGGGCCGACGGAGCCGCCCCGGCCGTCGTCGAGCTCGCCTCGGGGGTCACGGTCGTGCACCTCGACGCCGGCCCGGCCCGCGTGATCTCGAAGGGCGAGCACGAGGAGGTGATCGAGGACTTCGGCCGCGCCCTCGCGGCGGCCCTCGAGCGCGATCCGGTCGACCTCCTGCACGCCGAGCACTGGTTCTCCGGCATCGCCGCGCTCGGGACCGCACGCGCCGCCGGGATCCCGCTCGTGCAGAGCTACCACTCGATCGCCGCGGCGCCCGACACCCCGCTCACCGAGGGCGAGCGGCCCGAGTCGCCCGGGCGTCTGGCGGGGGAGCTGCTGCTGGCGCACGAGGCGGATCTCGTCATCTCGGTGAGCGAGGCCGAGCGTCGCACCGTGCTCGAGCGCTTCGACGCCGATCCCGCGCGCGTCCGGGTCGTGCCCCTCGGCGTCGACACCGAGCTCTTCCACCCCTGCGAGGGGCGGGAGTGCGAGGAGCGCCGCGACTGGCTGGATCGCGGTGGGCGCCCGGAGGTGCTGGTCGTCGGCCGGTTGCACCCGCTCAAGGGCTTCGACCTCGCGATCGACGCCGTGGCCGCGATTCCCGCGGAGGATCGGCCCGCACTCCGGATCGTCGGCGCGCCGCCGCCCGACGGCGACGACTACGTGCGCGGCCTGCACGAGGCGGTGCTGCAGCACGGCATGATCTCGACGACCTCGTTCGACGGTGCGCTCCGGCGCAGCGAGCTCGCGGAGCGGATCCGTCGCGCGGCCGTCGTGCTCGTGCCCTCGCACTCGGAGACGTTCGGGCTCGTCGCGCTCGAGGCCGCCGCCTCGGGGGTGCCCGTGATCGCCCGGAACACGGGCGGTCTGCGCGAAGCCGTGGTCGACGGGGTGACGGGGGAGCTCGTGACCGGTGACGAGCCGGCCGACTGGGCGCGCGCGATCACGAGGCTGCTCGACGACACCGCGCGCGCGGAGCGCATGGGTGCGGAGGCGCGACGCCACGCGCTCAGCCGCAGCTGGGATGCGTCGGCCGAGCGCCTGCTCGAGGTCTATCGCGAGTTCCTCGCGACGCGATAG
- a CDS encoding heavy metal translocating P-type ATPase: protein MSTSALTQDASESSYELSIGGMTCSSCAMRIEKKLNKLDGVVATVNYATEKAKVVAPATFDPQLLIAEVEKTGYSAELPKPKVAAADRQDDGEPVDHELVALRQRLIGSIVLSVPVILMAMIPALQFTYWQWASLALASPVIVWGAWPFHRAAWMNLRHGAATMDTLVSLGTTAAFIWSLFALFFGTAGVPGMTHPFELSIAPTDGAANIYLEVAAGVTMFILAGRYFEKRSKRQAGAALRTLLELGAKDVAVLRDGAEVRIPIEDLSVGDEFIVRPGEKIATDGVIVSGVSAIDASMLTGESVPVEAGPGDAVTGATVNASGRLVIRATRVGSDTQLAQMAKLVEDAQSGKAEVQRLADRVSGIFVPIAIAIAIGSLGAWLGAGFPAASAFTAAVAVLIIACPCALGLATPTALLVGTGRGAQLGILIKGPEILESTRRVNTIVLDKTGTVTSGRMTLVDVVTTPSTDRRDLLRLAGAVEDASEHPIAQAIAKGASEELEEMLPEVEGFQNFAGSGISGVVDGRAVLVGRQALLDDWAIAPDAELQRRKEAAEQEGKTSVLVAWDGEIRGLLVVADTVKPTSAEAIAQFRELGLTPILLTGDNHTVASRIAAEVGITEVFAEVLPADKADVITRLQSEGKVVAMVGDGVNDAAALAQADLGLAMGTGTDAAIEASDITLVRGDLRSAADAIRLSRRTLGTIKGNLFWAFAYNVLAIPLAALGLLNPMLAGAAMAFSSVFVVGNSLRLRSFKSRAGASTPTPAPTATPAPVFTP from the coding sequence ATGTCGACATCAGCACTGACGCAGGACGCGTCGGAGAGCAGCTACGAACTCAGCATCGGGGGCATGACCTGCTCCTCCTGCGCGATGCGCATCGAGAAGAAGCTCAACAAGCTCGACGGTGTCGTCGCGACCGTCAACTACGCGACGGAGAAGGCCAAGGTGGTCGCCCCCGCGACGTTCGACCCCCAGCTGCTCATCGCCGAGGTCGAGAAGACCGGCTACTCGGCGGAGCTCCCGAAGCCGAAGGTCGCCGCGGCCGATCGCCAGGACGACGGCGAGCCGGTGGACCACGAGCTCGTGGCCCTGCGCCAGCGGCTCATCGGGTCGATCGTGCTCTCCGTGCCGGTGATCCTCATGGCCATGATCCCGGCACTGCAGTTCACCTACTGGCAGTGGGCGTCGCTCGCCCTCGCCTCCCCCGTCATCGTCTGGGGCGCCTGGCCGTTCCACCGCGCCGCCTGGATGAACCTCCGCCACGGTGCCGCGACGATGGACACCCTGGTGTCCCTCGGCACCACGGCCGCGTTCATCTGGTCGCTGTTCGCCCTCTTCTTCGGCACGGCGGGCGTGCCCGGCATGACCCACCCGTTCGAGCTCTCGATCGCCCCCACCGATGGCGCCGCGAACATCTACCTCGAGGTCGCAGCCGGGGTCACGATGTTCATCCTCGCCGGGCGGTACTTCGAGAAGCGCTCGAAGCGCCAGGCCGGGGCCGCGCTGCGCACCCTGCTGGAGCTCGGTGCGAAGGACGTGGCCGTGCTCCGCGACGGCGCAGAGGTGCGGATCCCGATCGAGGACCTCTCCGTGGGCGACGAGTTCATCGTGCGGCCCGGGGAGAAGATCGCGACCGACGGGGTCATCGTCTCGGGGGTATCGGCGATCGACGCCTCGATGCTCACGGGCGAGTCGGTGCCGGTCGAGGCCGGGCCGGGCGACGCCGTGACCGGTGCGACCGTCAACGCCAGCGGTCGCCTGGTCATCCGGGCGACGCGGGTCGGCAGCGACACCCAGCTCGCGCAGATGGCGAAACTCGTCGAGGACGCGCAGTCCGGCAAGGCCGAGGTGCAGCGGCTCGCGGATCGGGTCTCCGGCATCTTCGTGCCGATCGCCATCGCCATCGCCATCGGATCGCTCGGCGCCTGGCTGGGTGCCGGATTCCCGGCGGCGAGCGCGTTCACCGCGGCGGTCGCCGTGCTCATCATCGCCTGCCCGTGCGCGCTGGGCCTCGCCACCCCGACGGCCCTGCTCGTGGGCACGGGGCGCGGCGCACAGCTCGGCATCCTGATCAAGGGACCGGAGATCCTCGAATCCACCCGCCGGGTGAACACCATCGTGCTCGACAAGACCGGCACGGTGACCTCCGGTCGCATGACGCTCGTCGACGTCGTCACCACGCCGAGCACGGATCGCCGTGACCTGCTGCGCCTCGCCGGCGCGGTCGAGGACGCCTCCGAGCACCCCATCGCGCAGGCGATCGCCAAGGGCGCCTCCGAGGAGCTCGAGGAGATGCTGCCCGAGGTCGAGGGCTTCCAGAACTTCGCCGGTTCGGGGATCAGCGGCGTCGTCGACGGGCGCGCGGTGCTCGTCGGACGGCAGGCGTTGCTCGACGACTGGGCCATCGCCCCCGATGCGGAGCTGCAGCGCCGCAAGGAGGCCGCCGAGCAGGAGGGGAAGACCTCCGTGCTCGTGGCGTGGGACGGCGAGATCCGCGGCCTGCTCGTGGTCGCCGACACGGTGAAGCCGACGAGCGCCGAGGCGATCGCGCAGTTCCGGGAGCTCGGGCTCACGCCGATCCTGCTGACCGGGGACAATCACACGGTCGCGAGCCGGATCGCCGCCGAGGTCGGGATCACCGAGGTGTTCGCCGAGGTGCTGCCCGCCGACAAGGCCGACGTCATCACGCGGCTGCAGTCGGAGGGCAAGGTCGTGGCCATGGTCGGCGACGGCGTGAACGACGCGGCGGCACTCGCCCAGGCGGATCTCGGCCTCGCGATGGGCACGGGCACGGACGCGGCGATCGAGGCCTCCGACATCACGCTCGTGCGCGGCGACCTCCGGAGCGCCGCGGACGCGATCCGCCTCTCCCGCCGCACGCTCGGCACGATCAAGGGCAACCTGTTCTGGGCCTTCGCCTACAACGTGCTCGCGATTCCCCTCGCGGCTCTGGGCCTCCTCAATCCCATGCTCGCGGGTGCGGCGATGGCGTTCTCGAGTGTGTTCGTCGTCGGCAACAGCCTCCGGCTGCGCTCGTTCAAGAGCCGGGCCGGTGCCAGCACTCCGACCCCGGCGCCCACTGCGACCCCGGCACCCGTCTTCACGCCGTAG
- the iolB gene encoding 5-deoxy-glucuronate isomerase, whose protein sequence is MTEQRWFHRRGDLAEGGWETVVDERTAGWEHTGVRVARLSEGQSIELSGTGVERLIVPLAGSFSVAHAAAGDASAATTTLAGRASVFAGPTDVLYLSSDSTGTVTATSPGESRFLVATSPTGIVRPTHYMPVDEVPVELRGAGASSRQVHNFGRKESLDAARFIVVEVITPAENWSSYPPHKHDVHTPGHESELEEIYYFEVAPTREAPAEVGEEHAFGMFSTYSSPAGDIDIDARVFTGDVALVPFGYHGPAVAAPGYDMYYLNVMAGPDPERTWLISDDPAHGWVRDTWEGQELDSRLPFTADPATEGAA, encoded by the coding sequence ATGACAGAGCAGCGCTGGTTCCATCGCCGCGGCGACCTCGCCGAGGGCGGCTGGGAGACGGTCGTCGACGAGCGCACCGCCGGGTGGGAGCACACCGGGGTGCGCGTGGCGCGACTGTCGGAGGGGCAGTCGATCGAGCTCTCCGGGACCGGGGTCGAGCGGCTGATCGTGCCGCTCGCCGGCTCGTTCTCGGTGGCGCACGCCGCAGCGGGTGACGCTTCCGCCGCCACCACGACCCTCGCCGGCCGCGCCTCGGTGTTCGCCGGCCCGACCGACGTGCTCTACCTGTCCTCCGATTCCACGGGCACCGTCACCGCGACGTCGCCCGGTGAGAGCCGGTTCCTCGTGGCGACCTCGCCCACCGGCATCGTGCGCCCCACGCACTACATGCCGGTGGACGAGGTGCCCGTGGAGCTCCGCGGTGCGGGGGCCTCGAGCCGTCAGGTGCACAACTTCGGTCGCAAGGAGTCGCTCGACGCCGCGCGTTTCATCGTCGTCGAGGTGATCACGCCGGCCGAGAACTGGTCGTCGTACCCGCCGCACAAGCACGACGTGCACACCCCGGGCCATGAGTCCGAGCTCGAGGAGATCTACTACTTCGAGGTGGCCCCGACACGGGAGGCTCCCGCGGAGGTCGGCGAGGAGCACGCCTTCGGCATGTTCAGCACGTATTCCTCGCCCGCGGGTGACATCGACATCGACGCGCGGGTCTTCACCGGCGACGTCGCGCTCGTGCCCTTCGGCTACCACGGACCGGCGGTCGCGGCACCCGGCTACGACATGTACTACCTCAACGTCATGGCGGGCCCGGATCCCGAGCGGACCTGGCTCATCAGCGACGATCCCGCGCACGGCTGGGTGCGCGACACCTGGGAGGGGCAGGAGCTCGACTCCCGACTCCCGTTCACCGCAGATCCCGCAACGGAGGGCGCAGCATGA
- the iolC gene encoding 5-dehydro-2-deoxygluconokinase — protein sequence MTDRTEFDVLAFGRLGVDVYPLQDGVGLEDVETFGKYLGGSAANVSVAAARYGRSSALISRVGDDPFGRYLVRELGRLGVDPRYVATDGDFPTPVTFCEIFPPDDFPLYFYRKPKAPDLQVTAAELDLQAVRDARIFWFTLTGLSEEPSRAAHHAALEARAGATHTIFDLDYRPMFWEDPAEATAQVARAIEHVTVAVGNREECEVAVGETEPLRAADALLERGVELAIVKQGPKGVLAKTRDEAIEVPPHFVDVINGLGSGDAFGGALCHGLLEGWDLERILRFANVAGAIVATRRECSTAMPDASEVEAILQKGA from the coding sequence ATGACTGACCGCACAGAATTCGATGTACTGGCCTTCGGCCGCCTCGGCGTCGACGTGTATCCGCTGCAGGACGGGGTCGGCCTCGAAGACGTCGAGACGTTCGGCAAGTACCTCGGCGGCAGCGCCGCGAACGTGTCCGTCGCGGCCGCGCGCTACGGCCGATCGAGCGCCCTGATCTCCCGTGTCGGCGACGATCCGTTCGGCCGCTACCTCGTGCGCGAGCTCGGCCGCCTCGGCGTCGATCCGCGCTACGTCGCCACGGACGGCGACTTCCCCACGCCGGTCACGTTCTGCGAGATCTTCCCGCCCGACGACTTCCCCCTGTACTTCTACCGGAAGCCCAAGGCTCCGGATCTGCAGGTCACCGCCGCTGAGCTCGACCTGCAGGCCGTGCGCGACGCGCGGATCTTCTGGTTCACGCTCACGGGCCTGAGCGAGGAGCCGAGCCGGGCGGCCCACCACGCGGCCCTCGAGGCCCGCGCCGGTGCGACGCACACGATCTTCGACCTCGACTACCGCCCGATGTTCTGGGAGGATCCCGCCGAGGCCACCGCTCAGGTCGCCCGGGCCATCGAGCACGTCACGGTCGCCGTCGGCAACCGCGAGGAGTGCGAGGTCGCCGTCGGCGAGACCGAGCCCCTGCGCGCCGCCGACGCGCTGCTCGAGCGCGGTGTGGAACTCGCCATCGTGAAGCAGGGCCCGAAGGGGGTGCTCGCGAAGACCCGCGACGAGGCGATCGAGGTGCCGCCGCACTTCGTCGACGTGATCAACGGACTCGGCTCCGGCGACGCGTTCGGCGGCGCCCTCTGCCACGGCCTGCTCGAGGGCTGGGACCTCGAACGGATCCTCCGCTTCGCGAACGTCGCCGGCGCCATCGTCGCGACCCGCCGCGAGTGCTCGACCGCCATGCCCGACGCTTCGGAAGTCGAAGCGATCCTACAGAAGGGCGCGTGA
- a CDS encoding cupin domain-containing protein: MTQAIVITDVTTTEVGVHAAKATAEEAGQTEASRTVWESPEGIRSGVWEVTPGAFSSTRPEYHEMCQIVSGRATIIEEDGTSFEVAPGSLFITPEGWTGRWIVHETLRKAWVVIPFAALQDPVRSGA; the protein is encoded by the coding sequence ATGACACAGGCAATCGTCATCACCGACGTCACCACCACCGAGGTCGGCGTGCACGCCGCCAAGGCGACCGCCGAGGAGGCCGGGCAGACCGAGGCCTCGCGCACCGTGTGGGAGTCCCCCGAGGGCATTCGTTCGGGGGTCTGGGAGGTCACGCCGGGTGCCTTCAGCAGCACGCGGCCCGAGTACCACGAGATGTGCCAGATCGTCTCGGGCCGGGCCACCATCATCGAGGAGGACGGCACGTCCTTCGAGGTCGCCCCCGGCTCGCTGTTCATCACGCCCGAGGGCTGGACGGGGCGCTGGATCGTGCACGAGACGCTCCGGAAGGCCTGGGTCGTGATCCCGTTCGCGGCCCTGCAGGATCCGGTGCGCAGCGGCGCGTAA
- a CDS encoding Cgl0159 family (beta/alpha)8-fold protein yields MTAAPVPTAEDFANLRRLRAEDPAAIGEALASRRRRSVTQGDGRLFIVAADHPARGAIAVGANPTAMANRYDLLERMAIALSRPGVDGVLGTPDIIDDLAALGLLDDKIVVGSMNRGGLRGASFELDDRYTAYDVDAMVRQGLDFAKTLIRVDLDDAGTAATLEATARAVNAAAAAQLPIMLEPFMSRRIDGKVVNDLTAEAVILSTAIASGLGNSSAYTWMKLPVVDQMERVLEATTMPTLLLGGDNGGDLDDIFATWQAALALPGVRGLTVGRTLLYPADGDVAAAVDTAARLVHTGL; encoded by the coding sequence ATGACCGCTGCTCCCGTACCGACCGCCGAGGACTTCGCGAACCTCCGCCGTCTCCGTGCCGAGGATCCCGCCGCGATCGGGGAGGCGCTGGCGTCGCGCCGCCGCCGCTCGGTCACGCAGGGCGACGGCCGCCTGTTCATCGTCGCCGCGGACCACCCCGCGCGCGGCGCCATCGCCGTCGGCGCCAACCCGACCGCGATGGCGAACCGCTACGACCTGCTCGAGCGGATGGCGATCGCGCTCTCCCGCCCCGGAGTGGACGGGGTGCTGGGCACGCCGGACATCATCGACGACCTCGCGGCGCTCGGCCTGCTCGACGACAAGATCGTGGTCGGCTCGATGAACCGCGGGGGATTGCGCGGCGCCTCGTTCGAGCTCGACGACCGGTACACCGCCTACGACGTCGACGCGATGGTGCGCCAGGGCCTCGATTTCGCGAAGACGCTGATCCGGGTCGATCTCGACGACGCCGGCACCGCCGCGACGCTGGAGGCGACCGCACGCGCGGTGAACGCCGCCGCCGCAGCCCAGCTGCCGATCATGCTCGAGCCGTTTATGAGCCGCCGGATCGACGGCAAGGTGGTGAACGACCTCACGGCAGAGGCCGTGATCCTCTCCACCGCCATCGCGTCGGGTCTCGGCAACTCGAGCGCCTACACCTGGATGAAGCTCCCGGTCGTCGACCAGATGGAGCGGGTGCTCGAGGCCACCACCATGCCGACCCTGCTCCTCGGGGGTGACAACGGGGGCGACCTCGACGACATCTTCGCGACCTGGCAGGCGGCGCTCGCGCTCCCCGGCGTGCGCGGCCTCACCGTGGGGCGCACGCTCCTTTACCCCGCTGACGGCGACGTCGCGGCAGCGGTCGACACGGCCGCGCGCCTCGTCCACACCGGGCTCTGA
- a CDS encoding heavy-metal-associated domain-containing protein gives MATTEYQVTGMTCGHCEGAIRSEVGQIADVSGIEVSASTGRLVVTTGSDAPAADAAVLEAVEEAGYSAQRV, from the coding sequence ATGGCAACCACTGAGTACCAGGTCACCGGAATGACCTGCGGACACTGCGAGGGCGCGATCCGCAGCGAGGTCGGGCAGATCGCCGACGTCTCCGGCATCGAGGTCAGCGCCTCCACCGGTCGGCTCGTCGTGACGACCGGCTCCGACGCACCGGCCGCGGATGCCGCCGTGCTCGAGGCCGTGGAAGAGGCCGGGTACTCGGCCCAGCGCGTCTGA
- a CDS encoding heavy-metal-associated domain-containing protein, which yields MKTSLRLSLYGAGLVAVFGLAFVAAGVLVPQSVVAERAAATEDAHDAHSTASAEEGAAETALPGLSMSQGGYQLSEVSAPEALDEDGTLSFSVRDADGVALTEYTEEHEKDLHLIVVRADGSEFRHVHPEIDDAGTWSLPWTWAEAGTYRIFADFTPGDSESGITLTSTINVGGEFTPVPASDDVREATTGDYVVTLTGDLPVGGSSTLALEVTKDGEEVTTLEPYLGAFGHLVALRDGDLAYLHVHPEGAEPEPGQLSGPAVDFATEAPTAGRYLLYFDFKVDGKVHTAEFVLSTAGTAEDSADTSSTHTTTDEAPAEAPATTTTDDGHDDGESGH from the coding sequence ATGAAGACCTCACTGCGCCTCAGCCTCTACGGTGCGGGCCTCGTCGCCGTCTTCGGCCTCGCCTTCGTGGCCGCGGGGGTGCTGGTGCCGCAATCGGTGGTCGCCGAGCGCGCGGCCGCCACGGAGGATGCGCACGACGCGCACAGCACCGCGAGCGCGGAGGAGGGCGCGGCCGAGACCGCGCTGCCCGGGCTCTCGATGTCGCAGGGCGGGTACCAGCTCAGCGAGGTCTCCGCCCCGGAGGCGCTGGACGAGGACGGCACGCTGAGCTTCAGCGTTCGCGACGCGGACGGGGTCGCGCTCACGGAGTACACGGAGGAGCACGAGAAGGATCTGCACCTCATCGTCGTGCGCGCCGACGGCAGCGAGTTCCGTCACGTCCACCCCGAGATCGACGACGCGGGCACCTGGTCGCTCCCCTGGACCTGGGCCGAGGCCGGCACCTATCGGATCTTCGCGGACTTCACCCCCGGCGACTCCGAGAGCGGCATCACCCTGACGAGCACGATCAACGTCGGCGGCGAGTTCACCCCGGTTCCGGCGAGCGACGACGTCCGTGAGGCCACGACCGGCGACTACGTGGTCACCCTCACCGGGGACCTCCCCGTCGGCGGGAGCTCCACGCTCGCTCTCGAGGTCACGAAGGACGGTGAAGAGGTCACCACCCTCGAGCCGTACCTCGGCGCCTTCGGCCACCTCGTCGCCCTCCGCGACGGCGACCTCGCCTACCTCCACGTGCACCCCGAGGGCGCCGAGCCCGAGCCGGGTCAGCTCTCCGGCCCCGCGGTCGACTTCGCCACGGAGGCGCCGACCGCCGGCCGCTACCTCCTGTACTTCGACTTCAAGGTCGACGGCAAGGTGCACACCGCCGAGTTCGTGCTGAGCACCGCGGGCACCGCGGAAGATTCCGCCGACACGTCCAGCACCCACACCACCACTGACGAGGCCCCGGCCGAGGCCCCCGCCACGACCACCACCGACGACGGCCACGACGACGGGGAGTCCGGCCACTGA
- a CDS encoding YHS domain-containing protein: protein MCEAHAHTPAVDIEADTAECPVMRGNFVNKADAEAKGLVREYEGTKYYLCCAACGPLFDADPEKYVSAL from the coding sequence ATGTGCGAAGCACACGCCCACACCCCCGCCGTCGACATCGAGGCCGACACCGCCGAGTGCCCGGTCATGCGCGGCAACTTCGTGAACAAGGCCGACGCCGAGGCGAAGGGCCTCGTGCGCGAGTACGAGGGGACGAAGTACTACCTCTGCTGCGCCGCCTGCGGCCCGCTCTTCGACGCGGACCCCGAGAAGTACGTGTCGGCGCTGTAG